A region from the Prevotella melaninogenica genome encodes:
- a CDS encoding isoprenylcysteine carboxyl methyltransferase family protein, with protein sequence MLYAIIIFASFFVLRLFSLAFSIRNEKRLIKCGATQYGKRNSLLLTLAHIAYYFGALYEGYTSNMEFDRTSVIGVAVMAFAYIMLFYVIYKLSDVWTVKLYIVPNHRINRSFLFRTVRHPNYFLNIIPELIGVALLCHAWTTLCVGLPLYGYLLIVRIRQEERAMRHLLS encoded by the coding sequence ATGCTATATGCAATTATCATCTTCGCAAGTTTCTTTGTATTACGCTTGTTCTCCCTCGCTTTCTCAATAAGGAACGAGAAACGTCTCATCAAATGTGGAGCTACACAGTACGGAAAACGCAACTCCCTACTGCTGACGCTTGCCCATATAGCCTACTACTTTGGTGCCCTCTATGAGGGATATACCAGCAATATGGAGTTTGACAGGACCTCTGTCATCGGCGTGGCAGTCATGGCATTCGCCTACATCATGCTGTTTTACGTCATCTACAAGCTGAGTGACGTTTGGACAGTGAAACTCTACATCGTACCCAACCATCGCATCAATCGTAGTTTCTTGTTTCGTACGGTGCGACACCCAAACTATTTCCTCAACATCATACCAGAACTGATAGGTGTGGCGCTACTCTGCCATGCTTGGACAACGTTATGCGTAGGTCTGCCCCTCTACGGCTACCTGCTAATAGTTCGCATCCGTCAAGAGGAAAGAGCCATGCGACACCTGCTATCGTAA
- the topB gene encoding type IA DNA topoisomerase, translated as MITCIIAEKPSVARDIARIVGANTRQDGYLEGNGYMVTWAMGHLIALAMPEAYGFSAYKAEDLPIRPNPFQLVVRQVRKDKEYVSDPAALKQLKVIRSSFDKADRIIVATDAGREGELIFRYIYSYLNCHKPFDRLWISSLTDKAIREGLSNLKPGSSYDNLYYSAKARSEADWLVGINASRALSIVRKGGYSLGRVQTPALAMVCRRYIENRDFSSVPYWKLSVAAEKEGVSLKAVSSSAFDNEADAQSALAMLREQSRLTVTSVAKKVGHTSPPLLFDLTSLQKEANRKHGFSADKTLSIAQSLYEKKITTYPRTGSRYISEDVFEEVPTLLGKIGTALPTPLNRHSVDNGKVTDHHAIIPTGETTSGLSTDETTIYQMVVHRFIEAFSPDSEEERMQAELTDGTNTYIWKACRSISLGWKAVQHSTGTNDEKGKEEEEQTLSVLPNLIENEVLPLLSSEITEHKTKPKPLYTEATLLSAMENAGKEVADAESKRAMAECGIGTPATRANIIETLILRDYIRREKKTVVPTEKGLAVYEIVKDKRIANAEMTGSWELTLAAIEAGQMPPEKFAQGINSYVETICEELLALAPQVQKSYPTYHCPKCSNESVGIYAKIAKCRHEGCDFHIFREICGTFLSEDNIRDLITTGRTPILKGLTSKAGKKFNARLVLGEDHTTAFEFEGKKGKARGR; from the coding sequence ATGATTACTTGTATTATTGCCGAGAAACCCTCGGTAGCCAGAGATATAGCCCGTATCGTAGGGGCTAATACCAGACAAGACGGATATTTAGAAGGTAACGGCTATATGGTTACTTGGGCAATGGGACACCTCATTGCCCTTGCCATGCCCGAAGCCTACGGTTTTTCTGCCTATAAAGCTGAAGACCTGCCCATTCGTCCCAATCCATTTCAGTTAGTGGTACGACAAGTACGTAAGGATAAGGAGTATGTATCAGACCCAGCAGCACTAAAACAGCTCAAGGTGATACGCTCCAGCTTTGACAAAGCAGACCGCATCATCGTTGCTACCGATGCAGGACGTGAAGGTGAACTCATCTTCAGATACATCTATTCCTATCTCAATTGCCATAAGCCTTTCGACCGCTTGTGGATTTCCTCCCTCACCGATAAAGCCATCCGTGAGGGACTTTCCAACCTCAAACCAGGAAGCAGTTACGACAATCTCTATTATTCCGCCAAAGCAAGAAGCGAAGCCGACTGGTTGGTGGGTATCAATGCCAGCCGTGCATTGTCCATCGTCCGCAAAGGCGGCTATTCCTTGGGACGGGTACAAACCCCAGCTCTTGCTATGGTCTGCCGTCGGTACATAGAAAATCGTGATTTTTCTTCCGTCCCCTATTGGAAACTCTCCGTAGCAGCAGAGAAAGAGGGCGTATCGCTGAAAGCTGTGAGCAGTAGTGCATTTGACAATGAAGCCGATGCACAGTCCGCTCTCGCCATGCTTCGCGAACAGAGCCGGCTTACCGTGACTTCGGTCGCAAAAAAGGTGGGACATACGTCGCCACCCCTCTTGTTCGACCTTACCTCCCTACAGAAGGAAGCCAACCGAAAGCACGGCTTTTCAGCAGATAAGACCCTCTCAATCGCACAAAGCCTCTATGAGAAGAAAATCACGACCTATCCCCGCACCGGCAGTCGATACATCAGTGAAGACGTTTTCGAGGAAGTACCCACTTTACTTGGCAAGATAGGCACTGCACTTCCGACACCACTTAACCGCCACTCGGTGGACAACGGCAAGGTAACTGATCACCACGCCATTATCCCTACGGGTGAAACAACATCGGGACTATCGACAGATGAAACGACCATCTACCAAATGGTAGTCCATCGTTTCATCGAAGCCTTTTCTCCCGATTCAGAGGAGGAGAGGATGCAGGCGGAACTGACAGACGGTACAAACACCTACATTTGGAAGGCGTGCCGAAGTATCTCCTTGGGCTGGAAAGCCGTGCAGCATAGTACTGGCACGAACGATGAAAAAGGCAAAGAGGAAGAAGAACAGACTTTATCCGTATTGCCCAATCTAATAGAAAACGAGGTGTTACCACTGCTTTCTTCAGAAATTACCGAGCACAAGACCAAGCCCAAACCGCTCTATACAGAAGCGACTTTGCTTTCTGCTATGGAAAACGCAGGGAAAGAGGTCGCAGATGCAGAAAGTAAAAGAGCAATGGCAGAGTGCGGCATCGGTACACCAGCCACTCGTGCCAATATCATCGAGACATTGATTCTGCGAGACTATATCCGAAGAGAAAAGAAAACGGTAGTCCCGACAGAGAAAGGCTTGGCAGTCTATGAGATTGTCAAGGATAAACGAATTGCCAATGCAGAGATGACAGGCTCGTGGGAACTGACCCTTGCCGCCATCGAGGCTGGACAAATGCCACCCGAGAAGTTCGCACAAGGCATCAACTCCTATGTGGAGACGATTTGCGAGGAACTCCTTGCCCTTGCTCCACAGGTACAAAAGTCCTATCCCACCTACCACTGCCCCAAATGCAGCAATGAGAGTGTGGGCATCTATGCCAAAATTGCGAAATGCAGGCACGAGGGCTGCGACTTTCACATCTTCCGTGAAATCTGCGGCACGTTCCTTTCCGAGGACAATATCCGTGATTTGATAACTACCGGGCGAACGCCTATCCTCAAAGGCTTGACGAGCAAGGCAGGCAAGAAGTTCAACGCACGTCTTGTTTTGGGCGAAGACCACACCACCGCCTTTGAGTTTGAAGGAAAGAAAGGAAAAGCACGAGGGAGATAG
- a CDS encoding helicase-related protein, giving the protein MAYNKKAVLEGNTEAIRVILRLEKERREATEAEKVLLRGYQGFGGLKCVLNRCDNPDDLRYWSASEQNLFAPTQRLKQMIYRDAVDASTAKRYWESIKASVLTSFYTDTRIVSAIAEALSAADVQVRRCLDPSAGMGAFTETFAKSAGMVDAMEKDLLTARITQALHPYGKDNIFVRQEPFEAIGELEEKDKYDLITSNIPFGDFMVYDRSYSKGENILKRESTRTIHNYFFVKGLDTIKEGGLLAFITSQGVLDSPKNEAIRRYLLQNSRLISAIRLPSGMFSENAGTDVGSDLIVLQKQSGKEIGEGIEQQFVQTASVPKGDGFSIAFNHNSLFEGEWKDISHRTIATERTMGTDPYGKPAWEYTFDGSIEDMADSLCTQLSLEVEQRFDRKLYETGIPMTEEEWQVHVDKMVQKVQGGLKTEQPPLLQESKDKEEKKEDKEDEKEEENAYNLMPDSTKKQLPKLYATEKQLIGDRTAYARYFFPMGAYTAYMLEYDPKERIGFGAVTMGYGWELGYMSLKEMEEVKIHGLGIERDLYFKPTKLHEIAELEEIVRGQYTKEPIIEEIKDESRQEVQKPVQEDNQPQAMVEQVEEVLKVEEAAPVLHTEPETEPAPEGVPVITLQRQYEQESREIRTDVEAPREMNGQTVFFDEDHHPIMDSTIETEAMEQFLFAPEEYSLWTQDVARVNNEIKEAAQQKKVSDNQPLSASRQPKPARSTPSSSRRSKKTASAPVREPSLFDFMEEAEPRKPQPIAEVKKEFDASPRPFLSSPDSHLRDGSIVVQNGQVGFLSDLKRHPTFNPMDLPFAQLSRLKAYIEIRESYHRLYDYEANNQAEDKEEREKLNRLYDGYVGRWGYFNQKTNTDVIKMDATGVEMLFLERSENGKYIKADIFDHPTAFSTSELSIASDPMEALGASLNKYGTVELDYMSSLLPDMEESDMLSALEGRIFYNPEEDSYEVADKFISGNVIEKAERIESWLLDHPEHEEAKQSLTALRAATPTPIPFADLDFNLGERWIPAKVYGKFASEFFETDIRVSYHSNMDEYAIGCDQKNGNIWHKYAVQGEFRRYDGLNLLKHALHNTIPDINKSKTILDAEGNEKTIKVRDGHAIQMANAKIEEIRQGFVDWLGRTPDTFKEQLSDRYNRLFNCFVRPNFDGTHQSFPDLDLKRLGIQDLYKSQKDAVWMLKTNGGGICDHEVGAGKTLIMCTAAYEMKRLGLANKPMIIGLKANVFDIADTFRKAYPNAKILYPGKNDFSKQNRQRIFNDIKNNDWDCIILTHEQFGMIPQALEIQEAILQKEKDSVEENLEVLRMQGADISRAMLKGLEKRKQTLEAKLQDIQDSIAERKDDAVDFKMMGIDHLFVDESHQFKNLMFNTRHDRVSGLGNPDGSQRALNMLFAIRTIQERSGKDLGATFLSGTTISNSLTELYLLFKYLRPQALEKQGINSFDAWAAVFAKKSTDYEFSITNEIIQKERFRTFIKVPELASFYAEICDFRTAKDIGIDRPEKNEILHNIPPTPEQEEFIGKLMEFAKNGDATLLGRAPLSESEEKAKMLIATDYARKMSLDLRMIDENGYSDHIDNKASHCAKLLNDYYQKYDAQKGTQFVFSDLGTYKPGGDFNIYSEVKRKLVEDYHIPSYEIRFIQECKNEKAKKAMVEAMNRGDIRIIFGSTSMLGTGVNAQQRAVAVHQLDTPWRPSDLEQRNGRAIRKGNMVAKEFADNKVDVIIYAVERSLDSYKFNLLHNKQLFINQLKTNTLGSRTIDEGSMDEDSGMNFSEYVAVLSGNTDLLEKAKLDKKIATLESERKNFLRERDAATGKLAEIDSSVSFHSDKIKEAKADLACFEKRVERDKEGNPINKLVIKGVEDSTDIKVIAARLHEIEEKARTKSEYNKIGEVYGFSIMVKTESSSKDLFDCSINRFFVKGQESIYYTYNNGKLAADPKLACENFVNALERIPKVIESHEKEMAKVVTNKDVYTNIANSSWKKEDELRSLKGEAAELDRKIALTLNEPNEENEKSNENDQPEYLRQNSSNSPNTKKEEEGVIYSSSMNNRNKQEESKGYIVKSRLR; this is encoded by the coding sequence ATGGCATACAATAAGAAAGCAGTCTTGGAGGGCAATACGGAAGCCATCCGTGTAATCCTCCGATTAGAAAAAGAACGACGTGAAGCCACCGAAGCCGAGAAAGTCCTGCTCAGAGGTTATCAAGGTTTCGGTGGTCTGAAATGCGTGTTGAACCGTTGTGATAATCCCGATGACCTCCGCTATTGGAGCGCATCGGAGCAAAACCTGTTCGCGCCTACCCAAAGGCTCAAACAGATGATTTACCGTGATGCCGTCGATGCCAGCACCGCCAAACGCTATTGGGAGAGTATCAAGGCAAGCGTACTGACCTCCTTCTATACCGACACCCGTATCGTCTCCGCCATTGCCGAAGCCCTTAGTGCTGCCGACGTGCAAGTAAGAAGGTGCTTAGACCCTTCAGCAGGTATGGGAGCCTTTACCGAAACCTTTGCCAAAAGTGCCGGTATGGTCGATGCGATGGAGAAAGACCTACTGACGGCGCGCATCACACAAGCCCTTCATCCTTACGGCAAGGATAATATCTTTGTTCGGCAAGAACCCTTTGAAGCCATCGGAGAACTGGAAGAAAAGGACAAGTACGACCTGATTACCAGCAACATCCCCTTTGGCGACTTTATGGTTTATGACCGTAGTTATAGCAAGGGAGAGAATATCCTTAAACGGGAATCCACCAGAACCATTCACAATTATTTCTTTGTAAAAGGGCTGGACACTATCAAGGAGGGCGGACTTCTTGCATTTATTACCTCGCAGGGTGTATTGGACAGCCCCAAGAATGAAGCCATCCGCCGTTACCTCTTGCAGAATAGCCGTCTTATCTCCGCCATCCGCCTACCTTCGGGTATGTTCTCCGAGAATGCAGGTACGGATGTGGGCAGCGACCTGATTGTCCTGCAAAAACAATCGGGCAAGGAAATTGGTGAGGGCATCGAACAGCAGTTTGTACAAACCGCCTCTGTTCCCAAAGGCGACGGCTTTTCTATTGCGTTTAACCATAACTCCCTCTTTGAGGGCGAATGGAAGGACATTTCCCACCGCACGATTGCCACAGAGCGCACGATGGGTACAGACCCTTATGGTAAGCCCGCTTGGGAATATACGTTTGACGGCAGTATCGAGGATATGGCTGACAGTCTGTGTACACAACTATCCTTGGAAGTGGAGCAGCGTTTCGACCGCAAGCTCTACGAAACCGGCATACCCATGACCGAGGAGGAATGGCAGGTACACGTGGACAAGATGGTGCAGAAAGTGCAAGGAGGTCTAAAAACAGAACAACCACCTCTGTTACAAGAATCCAAGGATAAGGAGGAAAAGAAAGAGGATAAGGAAGATGAAAAAGAAGAAGAAAATGCTTACAATTTGATGCCCGACAGCACTAAGAAGCAACTTCCCAAACTCTATGCAACAGAAAAGCAACTCATCGGCGACCGCACAGCATACGCTCGCTACTTTTTCCCTATGGGAGCCTATACCGCCTATATGCTGGAATACGACCCCAAGGAACGCATCGGCTTCGGAGCCGTTACGATGGGCTATGGTTGGGAACTTGGGTATATGTCCCTCAAAGAAATGGAGGAAGTCAAGATACACGGATTGGGTATAGAACGGGACTTATACTTCAAACCCACTAAATTGCACGAGATAGCAGAACTGGAAGAGATTGTCAGAGGACAATACACTAAAGAACCCATCATTGAGGAAATCAAGGATGAAAGCCGTCAGGAAGTGCAGAAACCTGTACAGGAAGACAATCAACCACAAGCAATGGTAGAACAAGTCGAGGAGGTTTTGAAAGTCGAAGAAGCTGCGCCAGTTTTACATACAGAGCCTGAAACCGAACCAGCCCCAGAAGGTGTCCCCGTAATTACCCTTCAAAGACAATACGAACAAGAAAGCCGTGAAATTCGCACAGACGTGGAAGCCCCACGCGAGATGAACGGTCAGACGGTATTCTTTGATGAAGACCATCATCCGATTATGGATAGCACCATAGAGACAGAAGCCATGGAACAGTTCTTGTTTGCCCCAGAGGAATATAGTCTTTGGACACAAGATGTAGCCCGTGTAAATAATGAAATCAAAGAGGCTGCTCAACAAAAGAAGGTCAGCGATAACCAACCACTTTCTGCGAGCAGGCAACCCAAGCCGGCAAGAAGCACGCCAAGCAGTTCCCGCAGAAGCAAGAAAACTGCATCTGCTCCCGTCAGAGAGCCCTCGCTCTTTGACTTTATGGAGGAAGCCGAACCTCGCAAGCCACAGCCCATAGCAGAGGTTAAGAAAGAGTTTGATGCTTCACCGCGTCCGTTCCTTTCTTCTCCCGACTCACATTTGCGTGACGGCTCGATAGTCGTACAGAATGGGCAGGTAGGTTTCCTGTCTGACTTGAAACGACATCCTACCTTCAACCCGATGGACTTACCCTTTGCTCAGCTCTCACGGCTGAAAGCATATATTGAGATTAGGGAGAGTTATCACCGACTCTATGATTATGAGGCGAACAACCAAGCGGAGGACAAGGAAGAGCGTGAGAAACTCAATCGGCTTTATGACGGCTATGTAGGTCGTTGGGGGTACTTCAACCAGAAGACAAACACCGATGTCATCAAGATGGATGCCACCGGAGTGGAAATGCTGTTCTTGGAACGCTCCGAGAACGGCAAGTACATCAAGGCGGACATCTTCGACCACCCGACGGCTTTTTCCACCTCCGAACTGTCCATAGCTTCAGACCCGATGGAGGCATTGGGCGCATCACTCAACAAATACGGCACGGTGGAGCTTGACTATATGAGTTCTTTGCTTCCCGATATGGAAGAGAGCGATATGCTTTCTGCTTTGGAAGGACGCATCTTCTACAATCCCGAAGAGGACAGCTATGAGGTAGCCGACAAGTTTATTTCTGGCAATGTGATTGAAAAGGCGGAGCGTATCGAGTCGTGGCTCTTGGATCATCCGGAGCATGAGGAAGCGAAACAGAGTCTGACTGCCCTGCGTGCCGCCACTCCCACGCCCATTCCCTTTGCTGATTTGGATTTCAACCTCGGTGAACGCTGGATACCCGCGAAAGTCTATGGCAAGTTCGCCTCGGAGTTCTTCGAGACGGACATCAGGGTGAGTTATCATTCTAATATGGACGAGTATGCCATTGGCTGCGACCAAAAGAACGGTAATATCTGGCACAAATATGCTGTACAAGGTGAGTTTAGACGCTATGACGGACTCAATTTATTGAAGCACGCACTTCACAATACCATTCCTGACATTAACAAAAGCAAGACCATACTTGATGCGGAGGGTAATGAGAAGACGATTAAGGTTCGTGACGGTCATGCCATACAGATGGCAAATGCCAAGATTGAGGAAATCAGACAAGGCTTTGTAGATTGGCTCGGACGGACACCCGACACGTTCAAGGAGCAGCTCTCTGACCGTTACAACCGCCTTTTTAACTGCTTTGTGCGTCCCAACTTCGACGGTACGCATCAGTCGTTTCCCGACCTCGACCTTAAAAGATTGGGCATACAAGACCTTTATAAGAGTCAGAAAGATGCCGTGTGGATGCTGAAGACCAATGGAGGTGGTATCTGCGACCACGAGGTCGGTGCAGGTAAGACGCTTATCATGTGTACAGCAGCCTACGAGATGAAGCGGTTGGGATTGGCTAACAAACCGATGATTATTGGACTCAAAGCAAATGTATTCGATATTGCCGACACTTTTCGCAAGGCTTATCCCAATGCCAAGATACTCTATCCGGGAAAGAATGACTTCAGCAAGCAGAATCGCCAACGCATCTTCAATGACATCAAGAATAATGATTGGGACTGCATTATCCTCACGCATGAGCAGTTCGGCATGATACCGCAAGCATTGGAGATACAAGAAGCGATTTTGCAGAAAGAAAAAGATTCTGTAGAAGAAAATCTTGAAGTGCTCCGTATGCAGGGAGCGGACATCTCCCGTGCCATGCTCAAAGGCTTAGAAAAACGTAAGCAGACCTTGGAAGCCAAGTTACAGGACATTCAAGACAGCATTGCCGAGCGCAAGGACGATGCCGTGGACTTTAAGATGATGGGTATTGACCACCTTTTTGTAGATGAAAGCCACCAATTCAAGAACCTGATGTTCAATACTCGCCACGACAGAGTGTCGGGCTTGGGCAATCCGGATGGCTCACAGCGTGCGCTCAATATGCTCTTTGCCATTCGCACCATACAGGAGCGGTCAGGCAAGGACTTGGGAGCAACTTTTCTTTCGGGAACTACTATCAGTAATTCGCTAACAGAATTATATTTGCTCTTCAAATACTTGCGCCCGCAAGCCTTGGAGAAGCAGGGCATTAACAGTTTCGACGCATGGGCTGCGGTCTTTGCCAAGAAGTCCACTGACTATGAGTTTTCCATCACCAATGAGATTATTCAGAAGGAACGCTTCAGAACCTTTATTAAAGTGCCTGAACTTGCCTCGTTCTATGCGGAGATTTGCGATTTCCGCACAGCAAAGGATATAGGCATCGATCGTCCCGAAAAAAACGAGATACTCCATAACATTCCGCCGACACCTGAACAGGAGGAGTTTATCGGCAAGTTGATGGAGTTTGCCAAAAACGGTGATGCCACGCTTTTGGGGCGTGCGCCGTTGAGCGAGAGTGAGGAAAAGGCAAAGATGCTGATTGCAACTGATTACGCCCGCAAAATGAGCCTGGATCTACGCATGATAGACGAAAACGGGTACTCGGATCATATTGACAACAAGGCAAGCCATTGTGCAAAGCTACTTAATGACTACTATCAGAAGTATGATGCACAGAAGGGTACGCAGTTTGTGTTCTCTGACTTGGGTACTTACAAGCCCGGCGGAGACTTTAATATCTATTCTGAGGTGAAGCGTAAATTGGTAGAAGATTATCATATCCCGTCTTACGAGATACGCTTTATTCAGGAGTGCAAGAACGAGAAAGCCAAAAAAGCGATGGTAGAAGCGATGAATCGTGGAGACATCCGCATCATTTTCGGTTCTACTTCTATGCTTGGAACGGGTGTCAACGCCCAGCAGCGTGCGGTGGCGGTGCATCAACTTGATACACCCTGGCGACCCTCAGATTTGGAGCAGCGAAATGGTCGGGCAATTCGTAAAGGTAATATGGTTGCCAAAGAATTTGCTGACAACAAGGTCGATGTGATTATCTATGCCGTGGAGCGGTCGTTGGACAGTTATAAGTTCAACCTACTACATAACAAGCAATTGTTTATCAATCAGTTGAAGACCAACACGCTCGGTAGTCGTACCATTGACGAGGGATCGATGGACGAGGATAGCGGTATGAACTTTTCAGAGTATGTTGCCGTGCTATCTGGTAATACGGACTTGTTAGAGAAAGCCAAACTCGACAAGAAGATTGCCACGCTGGAATCAGAGCGTAAGAATTTCCTCCGTGAGCGTGATGCCGCAACGGGCAAGTTGGCGGAGATTGACAGCTCCGTGTCTTTCCATTCAGACAAGATCAAGGAAGCCAAGGCAGACTTGGCGTGCTTTGAGAAGCGTGTGGAGCGTGACAAAGAAGGTAATCCTATCAATAAACTTGTCATTAAAGGTGTGGAGGACAGTACCGACATAAAGGTCATCGCCGCCCGTCTGCATGAGATAGAGGAAAAGGCTCGTACCAAGAGCGAGTACAACAAGATTGGCGAGGTTTACGGCTTTTCCATCATGGTCAAGACGGAGAGCAGTTCAAAGGATCTGTTTGATTGCTCGATAAACCGCTTCTTTGTCAAGGGACAGGAGAGCATCTACTATACTTATAATAACGGTAAGTTAGCGGCAGACCCGAAACTTGCCTGCGAGAACTTCGTAAATGCCTTGGAGCGTATCCCTAAGGTGATAGAGTCGCATGAGAAGGAAATGGCAAAGGTCGTGACCAACAAAGACGTTTACACCAACATTGCCAACAGTTCTTGGAAGAAAGAGGACGAGCTTCGCTCACTCAAAGGTGAGGCAGCAGAACTTGACAGAAAAATTGCACTTACATTGAACGAACCAAATGAAGAAAATGAAAAATCAAACGAAAATGACCAACCCGAGTATTTAAGACAAAATAGTAGTAATAGCCCAAATACTAAAAAGGAAGAGGAGGGGGTAATTTATTCAAGTTCTATGAATAATAGAAACAAACAAGAAGAAAGTAAGGGATATATTGTAAAATCCAGACTGAGATAA
- a CDS encoding DUF4099 domain-containing protein, whose translation MEPNNNDNYVLVLEDRTEVKNEQEAGKISVVSGIDDKGNLKTTEAAAANQAAFLKFNNKDGLLKNFMSNFLKQFNNPTRFGLYKVLANNVEQGVDNLRTMLQSREKPESKQQLTEIGVSFDDYLPKKKNATAIDESKIDWKQLGDLGLTRERLEQSGELEKMLSWQKSNLITIAVPIGDTTIYTEARLAFRTDDNGNVGLAIHPLRKEPQLDFPYMGYKFSPEEKEQLLATGNLGKTIEVTPKNGNPFSAYVSIDPQTNEIVALRADRVNIPKEIKGVTLSDVQYKDLVEGKAVKVEGMTAKSGKSFNATLQVNAERKGIEFIFDNNRGFKERQQQTQQQGVPHKLCGLELSDKQREALDSGRTLYLKNMVDKQGQSFNAYVRMDKEQNRPRFYKWNPDKKQETGKEKVVAVAEEHKTQVAVNNHGKTNEATKNVKEPLKTGQTQPTAEQKQKQDENKQKKSRGRKM comes from the coding sequence ATGGAACCAAACAACAATGACAACTATGTGCTGGTCTTGGAAGACCGCACGGAAGTGAAGAATGAGCAAGAAGCGGGAAAAATCTCCGTAGTATCGGGTATCGACGACAAGGGCAACCTCAAGACCACAGAGGCTGCCGCTGCCAATCAGGCTGCGTTCTTGAAATTCAACAACAAGGACGGACTTCTAAAGAACTTCATGTCCAATTTCCTCAAACAGTTCAATAACCCGACTCGTTTCGGACTGTACAAGGTTTTGGCAAACAATGTAGAACAAGGTGTGGACAATCTTCGCACCATGTTGCAAAGTCGTGAAAAGCCAGAAAGCAAACAGCAACTGACAGAGATTGGAGTATCCTTTGACGATTATCTGCCGAAAAAGAAGAACGCCACAGCCATTGATGAGTCGAAGATTGATTGGAAGCAACTTGGTGACCTCGGTCTTACCCGTGAACGACTGGAACAAAGTGGAGAGTTAGAAAAGATGCTTTCTTGGCAGAAGAGTAACCTTATTACTATTGCCGTACCTATTGGTGACACGACCATCTACACCGAAGCACGTCTTGCATTCCGCACGGATGATAATGGCAATGTCGGCTTGGCTATCCACCCGTTACGCAAGGAGCCACAGCTCGACTTCCCCTATATGGGTTACAAGTTCTCTCCCGAAGAAAAGGAGCAACTCCTTGCTACGGGCAACCTTGGCAAGACAATCGAAGTAACGCCCAAGAACGGCAATCCTTTTTCTGCCTATGTCTCCATCGATCCACAGACCAACGAAATTGTTGCCTTACGTGCCGACCGTGTGAACATTCCCAAGGAGATCAAGGGTGTAACGCTCTCTGATGTCCAGTACAAAGATCTTGTGGAAGGCAAAGCCGTGAAAGTGGAGGGTATGACCGCCAAGAGCGGCAAGTCTTTCAACGCCACCCTGCAGGTTAATGCCGAGCGAAAAGGCATTGAGTTCATCTTTGACAATAACCGTGGTTTTAAGGAACGCCAGCAGCAGACACAGCAGCAAGGTGTCCCACATAAGCTTTGCGGTTTAGAGTTATCAGATAAACAGCGTGAAGCATTGGATAGCGGTCGTACACTATATCTAAAGAATATGGTGGACAAACAGGGACAATCATTCAATGCCTATGTTCGCATGGACAAGGAACAGAATCGCCCACGTTTTTACAAGTGGAATCCTGACAAAAAGCAAGAAACCGGCAAAGAAAAGGTGGTTGCCGTAGCAGAGGAACACAAGACACAGGTTGCGGTCAATAACCACGGCAAGACCAACGAAGCCACCAAAAATGTGAAAGAACCACTCAAAACGGGACAGACACAGCCTACTGCTGAGCAGAAGCAAAAGCAGGACGAGAACAAACAGAAGAAGTCCCGTGGACGTAAGATGTAA